One genomic segment of Chelonia mydas isolate rCheMyd1 chromosome 1, rCheMyd1.pri.v2, whole genome shotgun sequence includes these proteins:
- the LOC102937938 gene encoding olfactory receptor 52R1, protein MSDFNTTDFTNPSTFILLGIPGLVAAHVWISIPFCTMYIIAIMGNFTILFIVKRETSLHGPMYYFLCMLAITDLVLSTSILPKTLSIFWFNSREIDFNACLTQMYFMHCFSVMESGIFVAMALDRYVAICHPLRHSTILTNPMIAKICLAVVLRGGFFVLPYLLLARQWPYCSNKIIPHTHCEHMAVVKLACADTHLSSYYGLFVLFSVIGLDVFFITVSYTQILRAIFILPTKDARLKTLGTCSSHLCAILAFYISALFSSLTYRFGHNVDLHFHVFIANVYLLVPPMLNPIIYGVRTKQIRDRLLLLFTHKET, encoded by the coding sequence atgtcagatttcaacacaaccgacttcaccaacccttccaccttcatcctgctgggcattcctggcctggtgGCGGCCcacgtctggatctccatccccttctgcaccatgtacaTCATAGCCATcatggggaacttcaccatcctgttcattgtgAAGAGGGAGAcgagcctccatgggcccatgtactatttcctctgcatgctggccatcACCGACCTGGTCCTGTCCACGTCCATCCTGCCCAAAacgctgagcatcttctggttcaattccagggagatcgaTTTCaatgcctgcctcacccagatgtactttatgcactgcttctcagtgatggagtctgggatctttgtggccatggctttggatcgctacgtggccatctgccatcccctgagacattccactaTCCTAACAAACCCCATGATAGCCAAGATCTGTCTGGCTGTGGTGCTGCGCGGAGGCTTCTTTGTATTGCCTTATCTCCTCCTGGCGAggcagtggccatattgcagTAACAAAatcatcccccacacacactgtgagCACATGgccgtggtgaagctggcctgtgctGACACCCACCTCAGTAGTTACTATGGCCTCTTTGTGCTATTCTCTGTGATTGGTCTGGATGTGTTTTTTATCACTGTGTCCtatacccagatcctcagagCAATCTTCATCCTCCCCACAAAAGACGCCCGGCTGAAGACTTTggggacctgcagctcccacctctgtgccatcttagccttttacatctcagctctcttctcctccctcacaTACCGGTTTGGGCATAATGTGGATCTGCATTTCCATGTTTTCATTGCCAACGTGTATCTCCTGGtgccccccatgctaaaccccatcatctacggggtgaggaccaaacagatccgggACAGGCTGCTCCTGCTCTTTACTCATAAAGAGACCTAA
- the LOC119565133 gene encoding olfactory receptor 52R1-like encodes MQETPFCLRVGHLLPYSMSHSNTTDFTNPSTFILLGIPGLEAAHVWISIPFCTMYAIAIMGNFTILFIVKMEPSLHGPMYYFLFMLAISDLVLSTSILPKTLSIFWFNSREIDFSACLTQMYFIHCFSTMASGILVAMAFDRYVAICDPLRHSTILTNPVVAKIGLAVVLRGSILVLPTPFLARRWTYCRTNIIPHAYCEHMAVVKLACTDIRISSYYGLSVVFLVTGLDVFFITVSYIQILRAIFSLPTKDTQLKSLGTCSSHLCAILAFYIPALFSFLTQRFGHNMALHFHVLMANVTFLVPPMLNPIIYGVRTRQIRDRLLCFFSHKGT; translated from the coding sequence ATGCAGGAGACACCgttctgcctcagagttggacaccttcttCCCTACTCCATGTCACATTCCAACACaaccgacttcaccaacccctccaccttcatcctgctgggcattcctggcctggaggcagcccatgtctggatctccatccccttctgcaccatgtacGCCATAGCCATcatggggaacttcaccatcctatTCATTGTGAAGATGGAGCcgagcctccatgggcccatgtactatttcctcttcATGCTGGCCATCAGCGACCTGGTCCTGTCTACATCCATCCTGCCCAAAacactgagcatcttctggttcaattccagggagatcgatttcagtgcctgcctcacccaaatgtacttcattcactgcttctcaACGATGGCATCTGGGATTCTTGTGGCTATGGCTTttgatcgctacgtggccatctgtgaccccctgagacattccaccatcctgacaaacccCGTGGTGGCCAAGATTGGCCTGGCCGTGGTGTTGCGTGGCAGCATACTCGTactgcccactcccttcctggcGAGGAGGTGgacatattgcagaaccaacatcatcccccacGCATACTGCGAGCACATGGCTGTGGTGAAACTGGCCTGCACTGACATCCGCATCAGTAGTTACTATGGCCTCTCTGTGGTATTCCTTGTGACTGGTCTTGATGTGTTTTTTATCACTGTGTCCTATATCCaaatcctcagggccatcttcagcctccccacaaaggacacCCAACTTAAGAGTTTGggaacctgcagctcccacctctgtgccattttagccttttacatcccagctctcttctccttcctcactcAGCGGTTCGGCCACAATATGGCCCTGCATTTCCATGTTCTCATGGCCAATGTGACCTTCCTGGTGCCCCCAatgctaaaccccatcatctacggggTGAGGACCAGACAGATCCGGGACAGGCTACTCTGTTTCTTTTCTCATAAAGGGACCTAA